The genomic region TCTTCCTCCGGTTGGCCCTTGACGGCGCGGATCAGCAGGTGGCCCTCGCCGTCGTCGAGGTTGTCGGTGCTCTTGAAGGGCCCGGCGAGGATGCGGTCGGCGGGCAGCTCCCGGCGCAGCACCAGCCACAACTCGCCGTCGTCGACGAGCATGTCGGCGGCGGCCTCGACGAAGCCGCGGCTCAGGCTGACGGCGTGGCGGCCGCCGGCGTGGAAGGGCGGATTGCAGAGCACGGCGTCGTAGGTGTCGGGCGGATCATCGCCCAACCGCCAGGGCAGCACCCGGGCGTTGTCGAAGGGCGCCAGAGTGGACCGGGCGCTGCGCAGGGCCGCAGCGGAGGAATCCAGGGCGTCGACGCGCAGGGCTTCACCGCGCAGGGCCTTGAGCGCCAGGGGACCGGCGCCGCAGCCCAGATCGCAGACCAGCCAGTCGCGCCAGCGGTCCGGCAGGTACTCCAGCAGGGCCGCCGTGCCCTCGTCGAGCCCCCGGTGGCCGAAGACGCCGGGCAGGCTGTAGACGGTTCCCAGGCCGGGAAGCTCGTAGGCCGGTGGCGGGTCGGTGTCCAGCTCTTCGAGTTCCCGGGGCTTGCGGCCTAACCAGACCCGGCAGTGGCTGTGCATCTCGGCCTCGACCTCGGCGAAGCAAGCCTTGAGGGTGTCCTTGTAAGCCTTGATGCCTTCCTTGTTGGCGCCGGCGAAGAGGACGCTGCCGCCGGGGGCCAGGTGACGGGCGGCCCAGGCCAACTGCTGGCGCGAGCGCTCGCGGTCCCGGCTCATGGCGATCAGCAGGACCCCGTAGTCGTCCGGGGGCGGGAAGGCGGCATGGACCTCGTCGGCCTCCCCGCCGGTCAGGTCCTCCAGGCGGTCCTCGACGACGAGGGGTTCGCGGCCCGCCCGGCGCAGCTCGCGCCACAGGGCTTCCTCGGCGGTGTCCCAGAGGACGACGCGGCCGGGGATCAACCGGGGCAGGTTCTGGACGAACAGACGGGCGACGGCCGAGAGCATGCTTCCTTCTCCGTTGGTTTGACCGGGCGATGTTAACACCGGCGGGCCCCGTCTTGGAAGCCCCCGGGGGGTATGTTATCATCCCCTCCGGTTTTCAAGCCCCGCTCCCCGAACGCCCGGCGGACCGCGCCGCCGTCATCCGTC from Candidatus Coatesbacteria bacterium harbors:
- a CDS encoding methyltransferase, producing MLSAVARLFVQNLPRLIPGRVVLWDTAEEALWRELRRAGREPLVVEDRLEDLTGGEADEVHAAFPPPDDYGVLLIAMSRDRERSRQQLAWAARHLAPGGSVLFAGANKEGIKAYKDTLKACFAEVEAEMHSHCRVWLGRKPRELEELDTDPPPAYELPGLGTVYSLPGVFGHRGLDEGTAALLEYLPDRWRDWLVCDLGCGAGPLALKALRGEALRVDALDSSAAALRSARSTLAPFDNARVLPWRLGDDPPDTYDAVLCNPPFHAGGRHAVSLSRGFVEAAADMLVDDGELWLVLRRELPADRILAGPFKSTDNLDDGEGHLLIRAVKGQPEEEDGAGMGGEERT